CGCTTCCTCTCTCTATAAAGACTGAAAATGTCCACATAGGTTACCATGCCACCATGAAATTGCTTCCTGATTGGATTGATCAACTGTGAGTACAGTGTCACTATGAAATTGTCCATTCTCTTGTAGTTTTTCATGTCCTCGATTAAATACAAACTAAGAAGCTATGCGTTCTATCAGCAAAATAAATTCTACAATAAACAAACATTTATCTGTAAATTAGCAAGAAATTCAGATAAATTAGtcagaaaagagagagagaaaattaTGTTAACAAAGGAAGTCATCAAATACACAGAACCATTTAGCAAAGTACATTCAAATATTTCTCATTTTGTAAAACAGGGTAAAATTATGGTAagcaaaaaagagaaaggaaaataaaagcaagtagattttttaaatttgtttgataaatatttttctttatgcTTATTGATATTTTTATCACGTCAGATTTCAGCCATCAATTTCATAAGCAAGACTCTAAGCTTTTCCTACTTGTTCATGATTGAGGCAGTCCATGTGAATTTAACATGGAAGCTTAATTTCACTCAAAGTCCAACAAATCAAGCAACGTAATGTTCCATAGTCACATCAAGATATgtgaaaaagtaaatttttatcaaaactaaACTCATCTGAGAACCCAAAACGAGCAAATCTAAGAACAGCATTCATATTTCACCTTTGCTACAAAATTTGAACAATGCCGACCAAAGGGTAAAAGGTCCAAATTGtcagcaaaataaaaaatggaaaaatacttatttaaatGGACAATTTTGCTTTCAAATCACCTATGGAGACTTTGAGGAATTCTGTGGCCAAGTAAAGATAAAGGCTAAATGTAATTTCTTGAATTTGACCAAATACGGATTATCATACAAATTCAAGAATCAAAATCATTGATCTTGAAATggtaattgatttatttatttttccttagctttttgtctacaattctgTGTTGTAGGTATAAAGGTTTATAAATATAATTGAAGAGCATGTACAAAGACAAAAATTGATGGAGAAAAGGTGGATTTCACTCTTCCACATTACGGATTACACTATAAAATTTGTGCACCAAATGTTTAAGAGTATTGGTTTCAAACGAAGGTTTACTTTCTAGCATTCTAATAATTTCATAGTCCAAAATTTGATTCAACCATATAGCCACTATAGTAATGAAAGTGTTATTACAAATGGTAAATTTGATAGTACATAAACCGgttatatcaccaatcaattcaCTAATTACTTAAAGCacgtgaatttttttattatgtaaattaaacAAGTACACGTGGATTGAATAATTTATGGAAAGTGATGTGTTGATCTTAATCTAGAGATGCTAATTGTCGATAAACGTTACGACtgattctataaaaaaaatttaggctaACGTGGCCGCTTATTTACCGAAAACCATACTACAGTAGCACGAGTTCTCTATCTTGACAAACAGCCTCTACTTCAACCCTTATGATGATAACTCTTCAAGCTTTCAATAATTTCCGTGCGCATAAGAGATCAATCAAATAAGGGGTCTGTCATAGGCAAACAAGAAATAGTGCTATGATTAAGTATTATACTTGATCCAATAAGGTCAGTCAAGCAAACTTATTTTCTTATGAAACTCCGCCTCTCTTACTAAAGTATACCAACAACATACTAGAGAATTAGACTGAATCTTGCTTTCACTACAATGGTGCCTCAAGATAGCCATAACCATTCTCCTTCTCTGATCTAACTTCTctttcaaagaagaaaaatacATTACACTCAAATCTCTGCATTTAACTCACCATTAGTTTTTTAGCATCGGTTGTCTTTAGCTATATGATATTTGTTCAAGCCTAATTTGATTCAATAtatggatttaaaattttattcaagtatactcatatttatatatgGCCGGTAAAGATCaactcatattattattatttttttaaaatataattatttttatttaatatttaataattatatatatatcttttattactattatatatttttcttttattaaaattttaaatataaaaaattaatatatttttaaatatttaaattctagtgtatattttttttagtttttcataggatataaattatatagtatgtaaaataaatgaaaaataatatatcatAGACATGAAAATGTGGTGAGCTTGCTTGACgcatattttaaatggtttttttttttgtctaaatccATTTTTGATCCTTCTTTTTTTAACTCTTTCAAATTTCAGGTAAACTTTCGAGTTTTAACAGCTTTTAGCCCTTAAACAAATCTAgataaactcaaataaaaaaaattcaaatgatgTGAAGTGAAATTAGCACATAGAAATGTTCACGATAACTCAAGTTGGTTTATACCAGCTATTTGTCATATATTTTTATGTCATGCTTAAATATTTTAACTATGTCTAGTAAAAAAGTATATAATTAAATGTGATAGCAATGCCTATATTTTGAATATAGTTTGTATATATGATTTTCGTGTCATATGGCAAAGTTTATAGTGGTCCAGATAGACATATCATATGGCACCAAACGTATACATACATTCCatactaagggtgagtttggatggacggtacgtttacctacggttagtgtaaaaatagcggtggtggtgagattagatactgtagcgatattgtagcgtgagacaaaaaataagctaaacgcaccgcaccgcacccaatcgcccatccaaacccaccttaAGAATATTCAATTCTACCACTATCACAAACATGCCATATGTGGCATAAAATATAGGCATACAATAAAAGTTGCCTAATAGATGCATCTTACCATCCATGGTTGTCCTTATCTTTAGAGTAGAAAAATGGAGTTTTTttggtaataatatatgtattttacgTATGATTTCTTTCCATGTAAGGATGCACATTGTGTTCTTGTGAGAATAAAATATTTGGAAATAAATCTGGCATACTTGACACAAAAGGACATACAGCAAAAGTTGCCTAATAGACGCACCTACCATTCATGGTTGTCTCTATCTTTTTGGTAAAAAATGCAACCTTTTTGCCTAATAGGCCActcaaatttttagaaaattgtaATTAGGCCccgtaaaatttttgaaaaattcttactattatttttttttgaaaaatttcattaaactctcttaaagttttttaaaattttcattattctcattaaaaattataattagacccttaattttatttttgaatcttTTACAAGAGCTCAcaaaatttaatccctaaaatccGTCACTGCCTATAAATATGATGTTTTGCAACTCTCAGTGTACCAAAGCCCATTCCTTTGACATGACAATGCCATTTTCTTCCTGTCATACTAAGACTAGTTCTTCAAGTCAACAaaatgattgagtgcatgtgttgTGGAACCCTAAATAGTGCATTGCTCCAAGCAATGACATCATATATCGGATCAGTGATTTACCAGATGTACTTATCATTCCAATCTCTTTCATGATGCTATGATGAAGTCAGTGGCGGCGATGTTTGCATCATCAGGGAAATGAGTCCATTGTTAGAATTTCCAATAATCTCATAATTACCTGATGCTGGAAAAGAAGGTCAAGGAAATGGAGAAAGTCGCGGAAGAGGTGAAtgccttttcttctttttctatatCTATTTCAAGCCTTCTTCAACAGAGCCTAAAACTTGCCGCAGAAGTTACAGTACCACCATGAAATTGATTCCTGATTGGATTGATCAACTATCAGTATAGCttctccttaaaattttaacttctggCTTTAACGTTGTATCATCCATTCCTTAAAAATCTAACTGTTAATTGTTGGGAATGAGGTTAAGATGGTATATTTATTCAATGTAACTCAAAAGTACTTTAACCAAGCAAAGAAGCTTGGGCTAAACCAACCTACGTTGAACATATTAAGACTTTATTGATATTTGACATATCAAGGTCTATCTTATTGTCTTGTTACCATTTTGTTTAAGAACCTGAAAAATACAGTTCAAAACTTGTAGATCATAATGATATGCCGATAAGAAGATTCATACTATGCTAACTTGTTAAAAATGCTATCCAAAAGGTTGATCCAACAAAAAGTAAGTAAATAGGTGTAATCACATATGACAAAGTGAACAAGTTAAACTTGATCCAGAAAAGGAGAAAGAGGTCTTCTGATCAGGTTCCTTGATGTCAAATTGCTCAATTCCTTTCCATCTTATCCAACAAAGTAAAATATAGAAGCACAATGCTCTTTGTATAATAATAGCACATTACAATTGGCACTAGACAAGAAAtttctttttcccaaaaataAGGAAACAACGATGTTTATCAATGTAAAGACGAATCAAATATAATATGTAACTAGATGGTCAGGATTCATATGTTAAGATACTTTTTCTTTCAGGGTTTTGAGTTATGGCAAAAGATGGAAGCCCATGCACCAAGTAATCAAGTTTCTGCAGTATCAGAGATGGCAAAAATCCCATTGTCCAACATTTGATTCAACAATATAGTCTATTTAGAgcagtttaaataaaaaaaataaaatgtgagaACAAATAGACAACCAAGCCTGCCAGAGCATGGGTAATCTCGTCAAGACCCACGAAACAAAATGCATCATGGCAATGAGCCCTAGGCAAAGATAAGCATTGCCCAAATAACACCTATAGTTTGCCAGTATAATACTAAAAATGTAATTACAAAGAGCAAACTTGTTCACCCAATCAGTTCACCAATTACCTAAAGTGTGAACCTTTTTACTATGTAAACTAAGCAAGTATACATGGGGGtgtgtaaaaaaattttaaaccaaagtTAACCGATtcgaaaaatcaaaaatttctcGGTgtaattggtttttatttttctatttatttgatttattcagtcgattttttattttgacattttaaaccGAATAAACCAATTAAAACCATAACCCATGAGACCATAAACCCATGATTCGTTTATATACTCAACtctaaatttaaactttaaatccAAATACCtgttaaaaattaagaatttttaaaGCTCAAacccattaaaatttaaaacccaatactcattaatatttaaaaccCGAAttggtaatttaatttttttacaatattcattttgatttttgataatttaatatataaaaaaatccaaaattatacatACTCGTTAAGAATAGTAGAAGACATGAAAATTGTATATATAGcatgtaaaaaaacaaatattttttgagttaattaaaatttgtttgatttaattttgaataattttataataaatttgaaataaaaaattaaaactaatacgGTATACTAAATTGAAGAACGaatataattatctaaaaaaaattaaaggaaaaaaaattataagtacctcaattatgttatgaatattttattattaagtaaatGTCCATCAAAAACAAGATAAGTTTGATGAAATTTAGAACTCTCATTTAATTAGAAGTAGAGTTTATTTCCTTTCTACTTCTTATATCTTGCCCTCCCAATTTCTATGTTATTTTACTTTCTTtgatatttatttcataataaattAGAATTGTTTTCCAactcagaaaaaaaaaatctaaaaactgAGAAgccaaataaaaattttcaattcgatTATTTGGTTTTGCTCTCTAGGCAAATTCGACTTATTCTGTTCACATAGATAATTCGACTTATGCAATTTTTGGTATAAAAAAACCAAATCAACTGAATGTCCACCCCGTTAAGTATACATGAATAGAATAATACATGAAAGACATGTTAACATGTTGACATTCTTGTGGATCACCAAATGTATTGTAGAATTTGATAATGACTTTAAAAGGAACAAAGTAGACATTTGGCTTTTATTCACCAAGTTCGAGTTTTCAGAAGTGAATTCTGACCACCAATGGTTGACCACAAAGCTAAGAATGTAGATAAATAGTACTTCTACAAAATAACTTGGAAGTACTTTAACCAAGCAAAGAAGCTTCGGCTAAAACAACCTACGTTGAACGTATTAAGACTCCAGTGAGGTTTTGACATATCAAGGTTCTATCCTACTGTCTCAGTACAAATAAATGAGCGACACCAACTTTTTAAGAACCAGAAAAAACACAATTCAAAACTTCAAATTCATAAAGATATCGGCAAGTACTCAGAAAATTCATgaaaaagtgggtaaatatgctTATATGAAAATTTGTAGTATGCAAACTTGTAAACAAATTTATGattaaaaacagaaataaacCAGGCACGCAAAGGTTGTTATAAAATTTTGACACAGTAGGTTTCATTTTACGCTCTTACTAAAAAGCTCACACCAAAACCGAGGCCAGTATAATTCCAGGATTTCTACCACTCCCACATAGTGACAATCACCAGTAAAAATCCATAAGCCCAACAAGGACGCCAATTGCCAACCATTTGTTAAGGGAAATTTTCGTGTGGATTAAGCAAATAATGTAAAACCAAAGTTGATAAGCAAATCAAAATTCCAATGTCTCGTATTCATAACATTTCTAGGGAACAACAGAACAAAACATAAACTTGAACAagtaaaagagaagaaaaaaactgATTTTAGTATTAAATCCCCACTACTACTTTCAGTCCGTACATAACAGAAGGTAAACATATAAACTCAAAAGATCCTGTTTGAAGGACCCATTGTGCTCTTCAAGTAGAGGCACCTCACCTGCAATTAAGACACAATCAGCATCGTGAAAATTATCGCAAAACCACATATTTATGCTCTATCAAAAGCAAATATAAGAAGACTTACATTTTGCCAATTTTTCTTCAACAAGGAAACAAGGAAATTGACGCTCATTTGCACATTTTGGAAGATCTGCTTCTCCTCCATTGCAACATTCCCAACAGCAACTCCCATGCATAGAACCTTCTTCAGCTGGAACTTAACCATTGCCTTTGTCTCATTCACCTTCGACTCTAGTGATTCCTGGTGAGTGACAAGGGTTGGGAATTTACCTGTGTGTGACAACagcaagataaaaaaaattcatgtcagAACAGATAAATGCAAAATGCACATATTCAGGAGGGCAATCCAAAAACAGATGCTCTTATATAGCACTAGCCTGCTTTGTTGAGACCAGGACCCAGAAGACGTGGGATTTGCTTGATGACAGATTCAGAAGCCAAAAAGGCATGATACTTCTTCGCAAGCTTCTTCACCAATTTCTTATTCTTGTTCAGTTTCTTCAATGCTTCCACATCCATATAATCCAAACCTATCTTCTCTGCCTGCAGTACACATTAAACCATTTAAGTTGGCCCTTTTTGACCAGAGTCCAAACAATACATTCCATCGGATTTTAAAGGATTTATACTGTACATGTTATACCTGAGTCAAGACATAAACTTCTTTTATAGGAAATGTAAACAATCAAAGTTTCACATAAGAAAGCTGCAAAATCACCTCTTCAACGTGTTGAGCATCTCCAAGCATGCAAATCTTCATCTTGGGGCGAGGAATATGTGGCAGCTTCACAGATCCACTGAATCGCTTGTCTTTTTGAGGATCATAGTTTTTCAGACCAATCTGGAGTTCAATGGTCTCAGTAAATTTGCGCTGTTTCTCCTTTGACTGAGTTACAATGGTTGATATAGCTTCTCTAAGCGCATCACTCTGAAGCTTACTGTAAATAAGATATCCAAAACCTTTCAGGAAAGAAAACCATAAACCACCTCACAAACTTCATAAGTTTGCATAACGAAGGGTTAATCATGGCACCATAAACAATTCAAAATCACAAAATGAACAGCCCGAAACAATGCATAGTTCAAGCAAATAATTCTCAGAATGGTTCCCCTGGCACTGATGACAATCCAAATTCACAACTTAAAATTCACAATCTAATCAACGAGACAAAACATTGAATGCTAACTAAAAGTGAACACTAAGAATACCTAACGAAAACGctatttcaaaatatttcaaagGTTAAAGTACCTAACAGATTATCCTATAAAACACAAATGAAAGAAGGAACCAACTCTTCTAATTCGAGTCCAGTAAATCAATCATCAATAGCAAAATTAAAATGACCTCAACTCTGAATCAACAACTGATTATTTCACCGATGAAAGCACCCAACATATTATCCGATAAAATACAAATAACGAAAGGGTCCAAACTCTCCTAATTCGATTCCATAAATCAATAATCAATAGCAAAATATACATCACCTCATCTTTGAATCTTTGTTCTTtccacaaacaataaaattttaccTGCGAAACAAGGTTACAAAGTCATCAAAAACTTAAAGAAGtcataaaatgaaattagatCTGCGATGAAATGGGCGTTATAGTAAAAGAGGGTTTAGACAGAGGGGGAGTGAGTAGCTACCGCCAACAAGAGATGAGAAAAACCCTAGCCAGATTTTCTAGGCTTTGGAGAAAACATATAGGCGGGTCAGTCGAAATAGTAAAACTAATCTTGGGCCACTGGCAGTCTAGCCCAATTTCCTTGAATTATGAATACAGCCCAGTTTAGTACTAGATTGGTTCAGCCCAAAAAACTTAAagatttgtttgtttattattattattattatctaattttaatttaattttaacatgaaattttaaaaattaatcatcatattttaaaaaaaagtattttttaaatttcgtaatttatctgttatatttttattttcaaatacctttaaaaatatttttatttttaaatttagtttcatAAAATTTGATGTgttatttaatggttaaattaaaaattttaataacaaaaagacctaattaatataatatcaaaaaattaaatgtataattaaaatttttaaagtttaaaaactaatttaaaataagGATTATAATTTAATCGACGAAGATTTTTACAACtacttaaaaaattacaaaactcatgCAATCTTGTAAAATAATTGAGAatctgttttctttttcttctaagtTGTAACATTGAATATGTTCCTCTTCTTTTTCGCCCTGAAATTGAATTCATTAACTCTTGCATTTTGAACACACTTTACCTTCTCCAAATTTACAAATCTTTTATCTCCAAAAGAAATTACAAATCTATTTTGAAATTACATATCTTCTTGAATTAATCTGAAATTTTCCGAATCTCGAAATTCCTTCAAATTATTTATAGTTCGATTCTATCTAACCTTGCAAAAATATTCaagacaaatttttaaaaattatttattacattttttgGAAAAGacgtaatttatatatatttattttattttcaaataaagtTAACATTATTtacgtaatatatataataattattttatgaaaaaaatacatatttcttataaagtttaaatatttttatttttcattttttgctaTGTGCCAAAATAAGAGATTGACACATGTTGCTATACTATCAGTTGTCATGCCATATCAACCTATTTTATTAGGTAtctaaaataaatatcaaattagattataatttttaaatttaagtattaattaaatctaaaaatattagaTACCAAATAGATAAAAATCACCAAATTTAAGTACCTTCTTATATATTATCCCATTTGTTAACTTGGTTGTAACTAAAAAGTTTATACACTATAGTAAATGTCCCTACGCACCATAAAGGGTAAAATCATTGACTTTTTTTACTcttctaattttacaaaaaaattattttagtttttcatttagttttttatttcttttagcctttaatttttgtttgttatcaaatcacttcaaaataaattaaaacacctcagtatttaattaatttaaatttttaaataaaaatttaaatattttttataataatagtatTTTCAAAAGTCATTTGTCATATTACaagatttatgtttttaatataattgaaGAGTTGTATCATGCAAAAAGATATGGGTGAGGTTGATAGTACGAAGAAAAATTTGAGTCCGCTGTATTTTGCAAAGAATTTTGTGTGATAAGTCCAGATTTTGTATTTACATTTGGCAACCGAACCTTGGTGGTCTGCAAAGTTGCCTACACATCTTTGTTGATTCTTTATAAATAAGGCCTGCAACTTTGGTTGCAGACACTCTTGCTCttatctcttttttttcctttctgaAAACATGTCTGCTTAgaatcacacacacacacatcaGTGTCTTTTAGTGTTTGCCAAAGGCTTAACATACTTCAAATGCAGAAACAGATTTTTCAGCCCTTGATCTCCTGCAAGAATAtcaccatgtgagttcaattgATTCCTCTTCTCTGTTCTTAAAAATCTTTTGATTCATTCAATGTTGGCTTCCCACAGAATCACAAAAATGTTGCTTTTGGTTTCCAAGAAGTTGTTGCTTGTCTCTGTAaatagttttagaaaaaaaaatctgattgAGATTTGAGATTTGTTAGTATCCGATTATAATTCAGATAAGCTATATCAGTATAAtatcttttttcaatttaaattagAATTCTCTTTCCTGTAGATTTGGTTGTATGTAATTGCACTGTTTTCTTATATGATTGTTAGGCACAATTAAAATATGACTACAAAAATATAAtcctttaaatatattaaaagatttaagaaaaaaagttgattgagtcttaatttgattggTATGGGTATTGTTACTAATGCAGGAAGATATGGTTTTAAGTACACTGAAAGACTAGGTAATTTTTAATACTCAATTTAACTCaaatggttattttttattttttctagtaAAAATCATAACTTAAAGGTGCTgcaaagataaaaattttaagtattaAGAAAGTTCATGCTTAATTGTTCTTATAATTTCTCAGGAACTATGACTtgatcacaatatatatatgtgtgcatggTTTATGAATTATTTGGCAATAAAATTATCTGAACTTAATCATTGAGATAATTTGAGATTCTTAACCTTCTGTCTCTGTGTGTTGGTCTTTACAGCTGAAATCTGCCTGAAATTATCTGGAAAAGAAAAGTGTTTTGTCTACAACTTTGGTGATTAAGGGAGAATAATGGGGGATAATACATTGGATTGGGCTAGTTTACTTGCTGGATTACCAGACTCTGATGAATTGATGTCACTGTTAGTGAATGATGTCAAAGTTGAGAAACCAGAAGATGAACAGCCGCAAGAAGGCAGCAAATTCCTAGTGCAACCTACAACAGTGATACCACAGCAGCAGGACATTCATAATGTCGCCACAGATGTTGAAACTGGTTCTTCTTCTTGTCGTCTAAATGATCAGAATAAGATTATCAGAAATGGAGGGTGTTTAATTAATCCATTAGGGTTCCCATATAGGTCTCGAATGCAGGTTTTGGCTGCAGATGCACCATCAGGAAGTGGAGAGTTGCTCGTAATGAATGATTTACCTGTTTACAAGAGAGGGAGGAACAATATACAAGAAGCCATTGAAGAGGCTGAGCAAAAGAAGAGGAAGAATAAGATCAAAAACAGAATTTCAGCTGAAAAATCT
The genomic region above belongs to Gossypium hirsutum isolate 1008001.06 chromosome D05, Gossypium_hirsutum_v2.1, whole genome shotgun sequence and contains:
- the LOC107943561 gene encoding 60S ribosomal protein L10a-3 isoform X1: MSKLQSDALREAISTIVTQSKEKQRKFTETIELQIGLKNYDPQKDKRFSGSVKLPHIPRPKMKICMLGDAQHVEEAEKIGLDYMDVEALKKLNKNKKLVKKLAKKYHAFLASESVIKQIPRLLGPGLNKAGKFPTLVTHQESLESKVNETKAMVKFQLKKVLCMGVAVGNVAMEEKQIFQNVQMSVNFLVSLLKKNWQNVRCLYLKSTMGPSNRIF
- the LOC107943561 gene encoding 60S ribosomal protein L10a-3 isoform X2 → MKICMLGDAQHVEEAEKIGLDYMDVEALKKLNKNKKLVKKLAKKYHAFLASESVIKQIPRLLGPGLNKAGKFPTLVTHQESLESKVNETKAMVKFQLKKVLCMGVAVGNVAMEEKQIFQNVQMSVNFLVSLLKKNWQNVRCLYLKSTMGPSNRIF
- the LOC107943558 gene encoding uncharacterized protein isoform X1, with the translated sequence MGDNTLDWASLLAGLPDSDELMSLLVNDVKVEKPEDEQPQEGSKFLVQPTTVIPQQQDIHNVATDVETGSSSCRLNDQNKIIRNGGCLINPLGFPYRSRMQVLAADAPSGSGELLVMNDLPVYKRGRNNIQEAIEEAEQKKRKNKIKNRISAEKSRAKSKEHTRFLEEKVEQLRNENAHLKKLLSLEAASTERLPEIGCLKNVGDFLPLYVQERGDLWEKAKRCLELKELQTYIGAIYGD
- the LOC107943558 gene encoding uncharacterized protein isoform X2, whose protein sequence is MGDNTLDWASLLAGLPDSDELMSLLVNDVKVEKPEDEQPQEGSKFLVQPTTVIPQQQDIHNVATDVETGSSSCRLNDQNKIIRNGGCLINPLGFPYRSRMQVLAADAPSGSGELLVMNDLPVYKRGRNNIQEAIEEAEQKKRKNKIKNRISAEKSRAKSKEHTRFLEEKVEQLRNENAHLKKLLSLEAASTERLPEERGDLWEKAKRCLELKELQTYIGAIYGD